GCGCCGTCGCGGTGGGCCCGCACTGCCGCGCCGTCGTGGCGGGGGACCGGGTCCTCTACGACCCGGAGGACAAGGCCGAGGTCGAGGTCTCCGGTGACGTCTACGTCGTGATGCGCGAGCGCGACATCCACGCGGTCGCCGCCGACCGGCTCGGGGACGAGTCGACGGGGTTGTACCTGTAGCCGTCGTGGGAGTTTCACCGGCCGGCCGGTGAAACTCACGCTTGGACGAGGAAACTTCGTCGTCCAAGCGTGAGTTTTGTCGTCCAACTTCGGGAGAATCACCGGCCGGCCGGTGAAACTCCCGCCCCGCTGTGACGTAACCCACAACCACTGGAACACGTTGCACCCGCATGCGCTCCCCCCGCGTGCTGGCCCTGCTCGCTGCGTCCCTCGCCCTGCCCGCCCTGGCGCTCGCCGGGCCCGCTGGCGCCGGGCCCGCTGACGCCAGCCCCAGCCCGTCGGTGGAGGCCCCGGCGCCGTACGACGCGACGATCCGGATCACCGCGCACGGCATCCCGCACATCACCGCGTCCGACTGGGGGTCGCTGGGCTACGGCAGCGGCTACGCGACGGCGTCCTCGTCGATCTGCAACCTCGCAGACACGGTGCTGACCGCGCGGGGCCAGCGTTCGCGGTACCTCGGCGGTGAGGAGCGCTACCGCGACGGCGTCTCGCTGGACGCCACCAACCTGCAGGTCGACGCGTTCGTCACGGACCTGCACAACCGCAAGGTCGTCGAGACGCTGCTGGCCTCGCCTGCCGGTCCCACGACGCGGGCGCGGGCGATGGTGAAGGGCTACACGGCGGGCATCAACCGCTGGCTGCGCGAGAACGAGATCACCGACCCGGCCTGCCGGGACGAGGACTGGATCAAGCCCGACGCGACCGAGCTCGACCTCTGGTACGGCGTCTACATGGCCAACCTGATCGCCTCGTCGGGCAACTTCCTCAAGGAGATCGTCGAGGCGGACCCGCCGACGCTCGACGACCCCGGCCTGCCCGACCTCGGCATCGACCTGCCGCTGCCGACGACCAAGGAGGAGGTCGCGGCCTACGCGAAGCAGGTCGACAAGCAGGCGCTGCTCGAGTCGTTCGGCCAGGACGACGACTTCGGCTCGAACGCCACCGCGATCGGCGGCGACAAGAGCTCGACCGGTCGCGGGCTGCTGCTGGGCAACCCGCACTTCCCGTGGGTCGGCCGCTACAAGTTCACCCAGCAGCACCTCACCATCCCCGGGCGGTACGACGTCGCCGGCGCCTCGCTCATCGGCTCGCCGGTCGTCAACATCGGCTGGAACAAGGACGTCGCCTGGAGCCACACCGTGTCGACGGCGTACCGCTTCACGCCCTACGAGTACCTCACCGTCGGCCCCGGCCCGCTCTACCTGACCGCCAGCGGGCTGCTCCGCAAGGCCGAGCGCCGCTTCGTCGACGTCCAGGTCAAGCAGGCGGACGGCTCGCTGGCGACCGTGCGCGAGGACCTCTGGCGCACACCGCAGGGCTACGTCATCGACAGCCCCTCGCAGTTCATGGGCTGGTCGCCGCTGAGCTTCTGGGCGATCCGGGACGCCAACGCCGAGCACCTGCGCACCATCGACACCTTCCTCGCGATGGGGGAGGCGACGAGCAGCCGCGACCTGCTCGCGAAGCAGGACGCCGGCGGCGGCATGCCGTGGGTCAACACGACCGCGGCCGACCGCCGGGGCGAGGTCCTGTACGCCGACCACAGCGTGGTCCCGCACGTCACGAACGCGATGGCCAACCGCTGCCTCACCCCGGTCGGGCTCCTGCTCAAGACGGTCGCCGGGCTGCCCGGCCTCAACGGCCTGCTGGCCGACGGGCTGTGCAGGTGGGGGACCGACGCGGATGCCCAGCGGGCGGGGATCCTCGGCCCGGCGAAGCTCCCTGCCGTCGTACGACGTGACTGGGTGATGAACGCCAACGACTCGTACTGGACGCCCAACGACAAGGTCCGGCTCGAGGGCTACGCCACCATCATCGGCTGCGAGAAGTGCGCGCGGACGATGCGGACCCGGATGGTCCAGCAGTACGTCGTGGACCGGCTCGCCGTCGGCAAGGAGACGCCGGCGACGCTGCGGGGCCACGAGTTCGAGAACAGGGTGCGTGCCGCCGAGGTGATGCGGGCCGGCGGCAAGCTCGACGAGGTCTGTGCCAGGACTGGGGAGACAGAGGCCTGTGCCGTGCTGAAGGCGTGGGACGGCCATTCCGACACCACGTCGGTCGGCACGCACCTGTTCGAGGCGTTCGTCGAGAGGGCGCCGACCGGGACGAACCTGTGGTCGGTCCCCTTCGACCCGAAGGACCCGCTCAACACCCCGCGGGGCCTGAAGACCGGGACGGCGGTGGTGAAGGCGATGCAGGAGGCCATCGACGCGGTCCGCGACGCCGGTGTGCCCTTCGATGCTGCGTGGGGCACGCTGCAGGTCGCCGGTGACCGGGGCGCGCCGCCGCTGCCGATCAGCGGCGGCAACGGCGACCTGGCCGGCAACGCCAACGCGGTCGCCTCCCGCAACCCGGCGTCCAACACCGACCGCTACAAGCCGATCAGCTACGGCTCGTCGCACATCCAGGCGGTCAGCTACC
Above is a genomic segment from Nocardioides aromaticivorans containing:
- a CDS encoding GroES family chaperonin, translated to MLHDRILCETDTEAGERRSSGGIVIPATAAMGARRLAWSRAVAVGPHCRAVVAGDRVLYDPEDKAEVEVSGDVYVVMRERDIHAVAADRLGDESTGLYL
- a CDS encoding penicillin acylase family protein is translated as MRSPRVLALLAASLALPALALAGPAGAGPADASPSPSVEAPAPYDATIRITAHGIPHITASDWGSLGYGSGYATASSSICNLADTVLTARGQRSRYLGGEERYRDGVSLDATNLQVDAFVTDLHNRKVVETLLASPAGPTTRARAMVKGYTAGINRWLRENEITDPACRDEDWIKPDATELDLWYGVYMANLIASSGNFLKEIVEADPPTLDDPGLPDLGIDLPLPTTKEEVAAYAKQVDKQALLESFGQDDDFGSNATAIGGDKSSTGRGLLLGNPHFPWVGRYKFTQQHLTIPGRYDVAGASLIGSPVVNIGWNKDVAWSHTVSTAYRFTPYEYLTVGPGPLYLTASGLLRKAERRFVDVQVKQADGSLATVREDLWRTPQGYVIDSPSQFMGWSPLSFWAIRDANAEHLRTIDTFLAMGEATSSRDLLAKQDAGGGMPWVNTTAADRRGEVLYADHSVVPHVTNAMANRCLTPVGLLLKTVAGLPGLNGLLADGLCRWGTDADAQRAGILGPAKLPAVVRRDWVMNANDSYWTPNDKVRLEGYATIIGCEKCARTMRTRMVQQYVVDRLAVGKETPATLRGHEFENRVRAAEVMRAGGKLDEVCARTGETEACAVLKAWDGHSDTTSVGTHLFEAFVERAPTGTNLWSVPFDPKDPLNTPRGLKTGTAVVKAMQEAIDAVRDAGVPFDAAWGTLQVAGDRGAPPLPISGGNGDLAGNANAVASRNPASNTDRYKPISYGSSHIQAVSYLADGSVDARTLLTYSQYEDPASPWSWDQTKLYSQEQWVRFPWTSAQIDAALVRTVSLAGS